The proteins below are encoded in one region of Desulfohalovibrio reitneri:
- a CDS encoding 4Fe-4S dicluster domain-containing protein, with amino-acid sequence MEILDLSNSRDDEFISQVEEESGQRVRLCYQCGNCTAGCPYTFAFDIPVSRMMRLLQAGQKDQILSSHSVWLCATCESCTTRCPNGIDVARIVDVLRHMARREGYATERGVKVFWDSFLESVAKHGRVYEMGLLTSYIAKTGKVWTDAELGPRILPKGKLHLTPSRIQGREAVARIFQRYKEASK; translated from the coding sequence ATGGAAATACTCGATCTTTCCAATTCCCGCGATGACGAGTTCATCAGCCAGGTCGAGGAGGAGAGCGGGCAGCGGGTGCGGTTGTGCTATCAGTGCGGCAACTGCACGGCTGGCTGTCCGTACACCTTCGCCTTCGACATTCCGGTGAGCCGGATGATGCGGTTGTTGCAGGCCGGGCAGAAGGACCAGATCTTGTCCAGCCACTCGGTGTGGCTGTGCGCCACGTGCGAGTCCTGCACCACGCGCTGCCCCAACGGCATCGACGTGGCGCGGATCGTGGACGTGTTGCGCCACATGGCCCGGCGCGAGGGGTACGCCACCGAGCGCGGCGTGAAGGTATTCTGGGACAGCTTCCTGGAATCGGTGGCCAAGCACGGCCGGGTGTACGAAATGGGCCTTTTGACCTCGTACATCGCCAAGACCGGCAAGGTCTGGACGGACGCCGAGCTCGGCCCGCGCATCCTGCCCAAGGGCAAGCTGCACCTCACTCCGTCCCGCATCCAGGGCCGCGAGGCCGTGGCCCGGATCTTCCAGCGCTACAAGGAGGCCTCCAAGTGA
- a CDS encoding DVU_1551 family NTP transferase, which produces MHAIIPAAGHSSRMSGFKPLLPLGDEVVVERLIRLLRDVGARRIVVVCGHRAGELEPVVRESGGEAVRNPKWESGMFSSVLAGLQALEGEEGHFFLLPVDVMLVRRDTLQRLAKARTKLCESVLHPIFQGRRGHPPLIPLSLRDDIMKWSGGNGLAGYFAQRERQAVEIQVADERVRLDVDTGENYAKALDLLTWEDTPSRAECLALLDITPGVTDMGRRHSRAVARFALRMAEALNVVRGVENQLDVRLVEAAGLLHDIAKGLPDHERAGGAMLADMGYPCVGAVTAEHRDVDPPEERPLAEREVVFLADKLVQGDRLVPVRRRFQSKMEQQADDPEEVEAIKGRMERALRVQELVEDELGGSVERVAGKGDPPG; this is translated from the coding sequence ATGCACGCGATCATACCCGCAGCCGGGCATTCCTCCCGTATGAGCGGGTTCAAACCGCTCTTGCCCCTTGGTGATGAAGTCGTGGTGGAGCGGCTGATTCGGCTGCTGCGCGATGTCGGGGCGCGGCGGATCGTGGTGGTCTGTGGTCATCGCGCCGGGGAGTTGGAGCCGGTCGTGCGGGAGTCCGGCGGCGAGGCTGTGCGCAACCCGAAGTGGGAAAGCGGCATGTTCTCCTCGGTGCTGGCAGGACTGCAAGCCCTGGAGGGGGAGGAGGGGCATTTCTTTCTGTTGCCCGTGGACGTGATGCTTGTCCGGCGTGACACGTTGCAACGTTTGGCAAAAGCCCGGACAAAGCTGTGCGAATCCGTACTGCATCCGATTTTCCAGGGACGCAGGGGACATCCGCCCCTCATCCCGTTGTCATTGCGCGACGACATTATGAAGTGGAGCGGCGGGAACGGACTGGCCGGCTACTTTGCCCAGCGGGAGCGGCAGGCGGTGGAGATTCAGGTGGCTGACGAGCGCGTGCGCCTCGACGTGGATACCGGCGAGAACTACGCTAAGGCCTTGGACCTTTTGACCTGGGAGGACACGCCCAGTCGGGCCGAGTGCCTGGCGCTACTGGACATAACCCCGGGCGTGACGGACATGGGACGCAGGCACAGCCGTGCCGTGGCGAGGTTCGCCTTGCGCATGGCCGAAGCGCTCAACGTCGTCCGGGGGGTGGAGAATCAACTTGACGTGCGGCTGGTGGAAGCGGCCGGTCTGCTGCACGACATCGCCAAGGGGCTGCCCGATCACGAGCGGGCGGGTGGGGCCATGCTGGCGGACATGGGGTATCCCTGCGTGGGAGCGGTGACGGCGGAACATCGTGACGTTGATCCGCCAGAGGAAAGGCCGTTGGCTGAGCGGGAAGTCGTCTTTCTGGCTGACAAACTGGTTCAGGGGGACAGGCTGGTGCCGGTGCGGCGGCGTTTTCAATCCAAGATGGAGCAGCAAGCGGACGACCCCGAAGAGGTGGAGGCCATCAAAGGGAGGATGGAGCGTGCCCTGCGGGTTCAAGAATTGGTGGAGGATGAGTTGGGCGGGTCGGTGGAACGCGTCGCAGGGAAGGGCGACCCCCCTGGCTGA